A genomic window from Candidatus Angelobacter sp. includes:
- a CDS encoding L-lactate permease, with protein sequence MEHWLQNYDPLGNTLLSTTVAALPVVVLLGAIALFRIRIHYSALLGLAVALAVALFVYHMPATAAGATMVYGAAYGLFPIGWIILNLIFLYQLTVKKGLFDVLRNSLGSFAPDPRIQVILIAFSFGAFFEGAAGFGTPVAVTAAILMQLGFKPLQASGLSLIANTAPVAFGALGTPVIALSGVTGLDLQKLSAMVGRQLPFFSLVVPFWVVWAFAGFRGMLGVWPAALTAGAAFAIPQFLVSNFHGPWLVDIVAAISSMAAVGVLLRFWQPGDKWRSAEHNVGSVAPHVTNHSRGELARAWTPWVLLSLTVFLWGVPQIKKSLNHLSAPKFAVAGLHNVVIRTPPVAPAPAPDKPTRPEEAEFTLNWLSATGTGILVSAIIAGFIMGFGAKEIAQTYWKTLARVRFSLMTIAAMLALGYVTRYSGSDATLGLALAKTGSLYPFFGTLLGWLGVALTGSDTASNVLFGSLQTITAKQTGLNPVLMAAANSSGGVMGKMVDAQSIVVASTATNWYGHEDKILRYVFFHSLALACLVGILVYLQAYVLPFTGMVAK encoded by the coding sequence ATGGAACACTGGCTGCAGAACTATGATCCGCTCGGAAACACCCTCCTTTCCACAACCGTTGCCGCGCTTCCGGTCGTAGTGCTCCTGGGCGCCATCGCCCTTTTTCGCATCCGCATTCACTATTCGGCCCTGCTCGGACTCGCGGTCGCTTTGGCCGTCGCCCTGTTTGTTTATCACATGCCTGCAACGGCCGCCGGCGCCACGATGGTGTACGGCGCGGCGTACGGCCTGTTTCCCATCGGCTGGATCATCCTTAATCTTATTTTCCTCTATCAGCTCACGGTGAAGAAGGGATTGTTCGACGTGTTGAGAAACAGCCTCGGTTCGTTCGCCCCAGACCCGCGCATTCAAGTCATCCTGATCGCATTTTCATTCGGCGCATTCTTCGAGGGCGCGGCCGGCTTCGGAACGCCGGTCGCGGTCACGGCCGCGATTCTGATGCAACTCGGCTTCAAACCACTTCAAGCGTCCGGCCTTTCGCTTATTGCGAACACCGCGCCGGTGGCGTTCGGTGCGCTGGGCACGCCCGTCATCGCGTTGAGCGGTGTGACCGGTCTCGATCTGCAAAAGCTGTCGGCCATGGTCGGCCGGCAATTGCCGTTCTTCTCACTCGTCGTGCCGTTCTGGGTCGTCTGGGCTTTCGCCGGATTCCGCGGAATGCTTGGCGTCTGGCCCGCGGCCCTGACGGCCGGCGCGGCGTTCGCCATTCCGCAATTCCTGGTTTCCAACTTTCACGGTCCCTGGCTGGTGGACATCGTTGCCGCAATTTCGTCGATGGCTGCCGTCGGCGTGCTGCTGAGATTCTGGCAACCCGGGGACAAGTGGCGTTCCGCCGAACACAACGTCGGCTCCGTTGCTCCACATGTGACGAACCACAGTCGTGGTGAACTCGCCAGGGCGTGGACGCCGTGGGTGTTGCTCAGTCTGACAGTGTTCCTCTGGGGTGTGCCGCAGATAAAAAAATCCCTCAACCACCTCTCGGCGCCAAAGTTCGCGGTCGCTGGACTGCACAACGTGGTCATCCGCACACCGCCGGTCGCCCCGGCACCAGCGCCCGACAAACCGACAAGACCTGAGGAGGCGGAGTTCACGCTGAACTGGCTTTCGGCAACCGGCACGGGGATTCTGGTGTCCGCGATCATTGCCGGGTTCATAATGGGCTTCGGCGCAAAAGAAATCGCCCAAACCTATTGGAAAACACTCGCTCGTGTGCGCTTTTCCCTCATGACCATCGCCGCCATGCTGGCCCTGGGGTACGTGACACGATATTCCGGCAGCGATGCCACGCTGGGCCTTGCGCTCGCGAAGACGGGCAGCCTGTACCCGTTCTTCGGCACGTTGCTCGGCTGGCTGGGTGTCGCGCTGACCGGCTCCGACACTGCTTCAAACGTTTTGTTCGGCAGCCTTCAAACCATCACCGCGAAGCAGACGGGATTGAACCCGGTGTTAATGGCAGCGGCGAACAGTTCGGGCGGGGTCATGGGCAAGATGGTGGACGCGCAAAGTATCGTCGTCGCCAGCACTGCGACCAACTGGTATGGCCATGAGGACAAAATTCTGCGCTACGTTTTTTTTCACAGCCTTGCGCTGGCGTGCCTGGTGGGAATCCTGGTTTATCTCCAGGCATACGTGTTACCGTTCACCGGGATGGTGGCGAAATAA
- the cutA gene encoding divalent-cation tolerance protein CutA has translation MKSNARFFTVFVTAPDQGTARELSRAALKSDLIACANLVPKIESHYWWLGKIESSSEVLIIFKTTKTKIKALEKLVVAKHPYDTPEFIVLPIMGGNKRYLDWIASSVNRNR, from the coding sequence ATGAAATCAAACGCGCGATTCTTCACGGTTTTTGTCACTGCGCCCGATCAAGGCACCGCCCGAGAACTTTCAAGAGCGGCCCTAAAATCCGATCTCATTGCCTGCGCCAATCTGGTTCCAAAAATCGAATCGCACTACTGGTGGCTGGGCAAAATCGAGTCGAGCAGCGAAGTGTTGATCATTTTCAAAACAACCAAGACGAAAATCAAGGCGTTGGAAAAGCTTGTAGTCGCCAAACATCCTTACGACACGCCGGAGTTTATTGTGCTGCCCATCATGGGAGGCAACAAGCGCTACCTCGACTGGATCGCTTCAAGCGTCAATCGCAACCGGTAG